The region GCTGCGACCGTTGATTTGACGGGGTCTCTTCTCTCGTCCACCCAGCTGTTCATGGTAAGATCGAATAGTCTTGCAGTCCCCTTGATGAACTGCCACGGTCCAACTGCGTGCGCCCAGGATCTTGCGTGAACGTTGAATCCGCTTTCCACAAAGACAAGCGCCGCAAGGTCGCTGGGAATGCCTTCACTCGTGAGAATATCGGCCATGAGATTCATGTACCGGCCAGAACGCGCAAGATAGCGCTCGAATACTTTTCTTCCGCCGCCTGTGAAATAGTCTATCCACGCAAGAACCTTCTCATTGACCTCTGGAACAAAAAGGAGCTCGCTGCTCCCGATGTACGTCGAGTCAGGAGGAGGCGGACCCATGCTGGGCTCATACCTTTCACTTTCCCTGCGCGGAGGGCCGTAAACGTTTTTCTCGGAAGATAACGAGGGACCGGCAGCGGCAGCGGGCTGAGCCGCTATCTGCGAGCTCAAGAAAGGGACTGAACCGAGCAGCAAAACAACAGCACAAACGAATATCTTCATTCTCCTCCGGTCAGACATAGTATTCTGCCAAATAGGTTTCACGTTTCTGGGAAAGCCGGCGACCACTTAAGTCAGGCCAACTATTGCCGATAATCTCAACAGGAGGATAACCCGAGGATGACTTGTCGCCATGTTACAGAAACCATTGAGATAATGCAAGCTTTTTTTCGAGATTGACCGGTTGTGCAGCCAAAGACACGAAATTCTGACAAACTACGACATTTGTGAAATCTGAAGACTACAGGGTCAATGCATCGGTAAGGGCTGTCCTCGTGAAACACTGGGTGGACACCTCCAAGATAGACTATGGAACGGTAAATGGGGTCGTCTACTTGAGAGGTATTCTGAGGCGCGCGTACGGCCGTGAGCGTCTCATGGATGAGTGCATTGACAATTTCGCGCTCACCCTCGTTCGGGTGGTCGAGGAGGAGATTCGAAGAATTCCGGGCGTGCGTCATGTGATGTTCAAACTGGCAGATTTTGCGAAGGAGGGAGGCCTTTGGAAACGGAAGATAAGACTCTGATAAGAACAACCTTCGAAAGAACACTCGAAGAAGCGGAGGAAGTGCTGGCGGGAGAAACTGCCGAGCATCCTTCTTATCCGGACTTGCGCAACAGACTTGGCCTTCTCCTTTTCTTCAAAGGCGAAGAAGGCAGAGGACGCGAGCAGTTCGAGAGGGCGATATCCGTCAATCCGGACTATCTTTCAGCGCTCTCGAATCTTGCTCACTGCCACCTGAGATCGGGTGACTTGAAGAGCGCCTCCCGCTGGTTTCAGAGGGAGATTGATATCTTTCCCTTTGCCAGCAAAGGTTATCTCGACATGTGGAACTTCTTCCAGACGACAGGAAAATTCGAGGAGGCGGAAAAGGTTGCAATGAAGGGAGAAGAGCTTTCACCCGGGGATCCCTTCGCTCCCTACCTCCGGCTTCGGACGGCGGTGAAACGGAAGAGAATGAAAGATGTAGATGAGCTCATCAGCAGGCTTGAACAGATGGCACACGGCAACAAGATATTCCCGTTCCTTGATGCGGGTTTTTCCCTCGAAGAGATTGACACCAACTCAAATCTCTTTGAATTGTTTGAATACCTGGCGTTTCTGAGTGCGAAGAACGGACGGATTGCCGAAGCCAGGGAGTGGCTCATCGAGGCACAGAAGGTGAGACCGCGGCTCGGTGAGCACATGCTTGCCCTTGCCTTGCTCTCGGAAGTCAGCGGCGACGAGGACGGGACCTTGACCTACAAGAAGAAGGCGGCCGCGCTGAGCCCGGCTTCGCCGGAGTGCTGGAGCTCCCTGGCATTTGAATACAGCAAGCGAGCTCTTCCAGACAAGGCACTGATAGCATTTGTCAGGGCTCTGGAGCTGGCCCCGAACTATGCTGATCTCCAATTCAATTGCGGTTTGGTCTATCTCGAAGAGCGTAATCTTGAGAAAGCAGTCGGAAGATTCAGGGAAGCGCTTCACATAAATCCCGGCTATACGTTTGCCAGAAACAGTCTGGCTTCCACACTGGCCAAGCTGGGCAGGGTGGATGAGGCGCTGGAGGAATACGAAAAGACCATGAGGGCCGGCCTTGAATCTCCCGATGTCTGGGTCTCGACTGCAAGGCTTCATCTCAAGAAAGGGAACTCCTCCGACGCCATCATGTTCCTGAAGATGGCCGCCGAAGACAAGACGGGCTATCCGCATGCGTCCGCACTTCTTGCAAGAACCTATGGAAAGCTCGGAGATATGGAACTGGAGAGAGAGTGGCGGAGGAAATTCATGTCCGCCCGCAAAGGAAAATCCTCCGTAACCACAGTTGACACAAAATAGCACGAAGTGTGAACTATTGGATTCACCGGGAGCCTCAACACATTAGAATCCCCGACCGGCACCAAGCTTGCTGATAGCCCTTGATGTGCCCCTTCTGAAAATTGTACCGCCTCTGCTTCTCGGAATATTTCTAGGTAGAAAATTCGCGCCGGAGGGTTTCCTTCTTTCAGCAGCATCGCTGGCCTTTCTTTTGCTGGGAAGCCTCCTCTCCGTGCCGGGCAAGAGGCGGCCGCTTTCAATTGCCGCAAACCTCTTGTTCCTCCTGTCAGTTGTTACCGCCGGAGCTCTGAGGTATCAGCTAAGTACCCCTCGGGACGGAGGTGGCGCCCTTCGGGAGAATTCGGGCCATGAATGCACGGTCGTCGGAAGAGTCTCCAGCTTTCCGGTGGTAGAAGAGGGCACGACCAGCTTCAAGCTCGAAATTCTCCAAACCAAAAATGAAGACTCTGGAGTTTCACGCAGGCATCTTTGCGCAAGAGCAGTCCTTG is a window of Candidatus Eisenbacteria bacterium DNA encoding:
- a CDS encoding tetratricopeptide repeat protein, with the protein product METEDKTLIRTTFERTLEEAEEVLAGETAEHPSYPDLRNRLGLLLFFKGEEGRGREQFERAISVNPDYLSALSNLAHCHLRSGDLKSASRWFQREIDIFPFASKGYLDMWNFFQTTGKFEEAEKVAMKGEELSPGDPFAPYLRLRTAVKRKRMKDVDELISRLEQMAHGNKIFPFLDAGFSLEEIDTNSNLFELFEYLAFLSAKNGRIAEAREWLIEAQKVRPRLGEHMLALALLSEVSGDEDGTLTYKKKAAALSPASPECWSSLAFEYSKRALPDKALIAFVRALELAPNYADLQFNCGLVYLEERNLEKAVGRFREALHINPGYTFARNSLASTLAKLGRVDEALEEYEKTMRAGLESPDVWVSTARLHLKKGNSSDAIMFLKMAAEDKTGYPHASALLARTYGKLGDMELEREWRRKFMSARKGKSSVTTVDTK